A portion of the Desulfurispora thermophila DSM 16022 genome contains these proteins:
- the dxs gene encoding 1-deoxy-D-xylulose-5-phosphate synthase — protein sequence MSLLQQINSPADLKAMPAEQLPLLAEEIRQEIIHTVAQNGGHLAPNLGVVELTLALHRVFTTPRDKIIWDVGHQCYVHKLLTGRREQFATLRQYGGISGFPRPLESSHDAFATGHSSTSVSAALGMALARDLQKQQHHVIAVIGDGALTGGMALEALNHAGHLQCNLIVVLNDNEMSIAQNVGGISKYLSRLRSDPKYTRGKEELENILKRIPNIGSAVLKMADRLKDAFKYLVVPGMFFEEMGFTYLGPVNGHDLPELVHILQQAKALKGPVLVHVLTQKGRGYQPALADPDTFHGIAPFDIATGQLKKKSPLPTYTQVFGQFMLEMGAHLPGLVAITAAMPGGTGLKAFAARYPERFFDVGIAEQHAVTLAAGLASQGLRPVVAIYSTFLQRAYDQIVHDVCLSGLPVTFAIDRGGLVGDDGPTHHGVFDFSYLRHLPNMVIMAPGDENELRQMLYTALQHDGPVAVRYPRGSGTGCPLDQQLRPIPLGSARVLQEGDQLTLLAAGSMVQPARQAAQELARRGIATACINARFIKPLDEKLILHFAARTGRVITVEENVLAGGFGSAVLELLQQHGLSRVQVVRLGVPDCFITHGSRDILLQQCGLTSEQILAAALQLVKEQERPRQGRLKLL from the coding sequence TTGTCTTTACTGCAGCAAATAAATTCCCCGGCCGACTTAAAAGCCATGCCGGCCGAACAGCTGCCGCTGCTGGCGGAAGAAATCCGGCAGGAGATCATCCACACGGTGGCGCAAAACGGTGGACACCTGGCCCCCAACCTGGGCGTGGTGGAACTCACCCTGGCCCTGCACCGGGTGTTCACCACCCCCCGGGACAAGATCATCTGGGACGTGGGGCACCAGTGCTATGTGCACAAACTGCTCACCGGGCGGCGGGAGCAATTTGCCACCCTGCGGCAGTACGGGGGCATCAGCGGGTTTCCCCGCCCGCTGGAGAGTTCGCACGACGCCTTTGCCACCGGACACAGCAGCACTTCGGTCTCTGCAGCCCTGGGCATGGCTCTGGCCCGTGATCTGCAAAAACAGCAGCACCACGTCATCGCTGTAATTGGTGACGGTGCCCTGACCGGAGGTATGGCTCTGGAGGCTTTAAACCACGCCGGTCACCTGCAGTGCAACCTGATCGTGGTCTTGAACGACAACGAAATGTCCATTGCCCAAAATGTGGGGGGTATATCCAAATACTTGAGCCGACTGCGCAGCGACCCCAAATATACCCGGGGCAAGGAAGAGCTGGAAAACATCTTAAAGCGCATCCCCAACATCGGTTCGGCCGTGCTCAAGATGGCCGACCGCCTGAAGGACGCCTTCAAGTACCTGGTTGTGCCGGGCATGTTTTTTGAGGAAATGGGGTTCACTTACCTGGGCCCGGTGAACGGTCACGACCTGCCCGAACTGGTCCATATATTACAGCAGGCGAAGGCTCTGAAAGGGCCCGTGCTGGTGCACGTCCTGACCCAAAAGGGGCGCGGCTACCAGCCGGCCCTGGCCGACCCGGATACCTTTCACGGCATCGCCCCCTTTGACATCGCGACGGGGCAGCTGAAAAAGAAATCGCCCCTCCCTACCTACACACAGGTTTTTGGACAGTTCATGCTGGAAATGGGTGCCCACCTGCCCGGCCTGGTGGCCATCACGGCCGCCATGCCCGGCGGCACGGGCTTAAAAGCCTTTGCCGCCCGTTACCCGGAGCGCTTTTTTGACGTGGGCATAGCCGAGCAACACGCAGTGACACTGGCGGCAGGATTGGCCAGTCAGGGCCTGCGGCCGGTGGTGGCTATTTATTCTACCTTCCTGCAACGGGCCTATGACCAAATTGTGCACGACGTTTGCCTGAGCGGTTTGCCCGTCACCTTCGCCATTGACCGGGGGGGCCTGGTGGGGGACGACGGCCCCACGCACCACGGTGTATTTGACTTTTCTTACCTGCGCCATTTGCCCAACATGGTGATCATGGCGCCCGGGGACGAGAACGAGCTGCGGCAGATGCTTTACACCGCCCTGCAGCACGACGGTCCGGTGGCCGTACGCTACCCGCGCGGCAGCGGTACCGGCTGCCCGCTGGACCAACAGCTGCGGCCCATCCCCCTGGGCAGCGCCCGGGTGCTGCAGGAGGGCGATCAACTCACCCTGCTGGCCGCGGGCAGCATGGTGCAGCCGGCCCGGCAGGCGGCGCAGGAACTGGCCCGGCGGGGCATTGCCACCGCCTGTATCAATGCCCGTTTCATCAAACCCCTGGACGAAAAACTGATCCTGCACTTTGCCGCCCGCACGGGCCGGGTGATCACAGTGGAGGAAAATGTGCTGGCCGGGGGATTTGGCAGCGCCGTGCTGGAGCTCCTGCAGCAACACGGTTTGAGCCGGGTGCAGGTGGTGCGCCTGGGCGTGCCCGACTGCTTCATCACGCACGGGAGCAGAGACATTTTGCTCCAGCAGTGCGGGCTGACCAGCGAGCAAATACTGGCCGCAGCCCTGCAGTTGGTCAAGGAGCAGGAGCGCCCGCGCCAGGGGCGCTTAAAGTTGCTCTAA
- a CDS encoding TlyA family RNA methyltransferase, whose protein sequence is MTQEKKRLDLLLAEKGFFPSREKARAAIMAGQVLVNGQKISKPGASVPMDSQLEVLAALPYVSRGGLKLARALEYFSIDVGGRIALDVGASTGGFTDCLLQAGAARVFAVDVGYGQLAWSLRTDPRVEVLERTNIRYLKPEQLSQQPDFATVDVSFISLTKVLPALAGLLASVAAGVLLVKPQFEAGREQVGKKGVVRDPQVHEAVLQRIWQEVNRLGWGVQGLTYSPVRGPEGNIEYLLYFATDKPDALDRRTINQVVQEAHACL, encoded by the coding sequence TTGACACAGGAGAAAAAACGCTTGGACCTGCTGCTGGCGGAAAAGGGCTTTTTCCCCAGCCGGGAAAAGGCCCGGGCGGCCATCATGGCCGGCCAGGTGCTGGTTAATGGTCAGAAAATCAGCAAACCGGGGGCCAGTGTACCAATGGATAGCCAGCTGGAAGTGCTGGCCGCCTTGCCCTATGTCAGCCGGGGCGGGCTGAAGCTGGCCCGGGCATTGGAATATTTCTCCATTGATGTGGGCGGACGCATAGCGCTGGACGTGGGGGCCTCCACGGGTGGCTTCACCGACTGTCTGCTCCAGGCCGGAGCAGCCCGGGTATTTGCCGTGGATGTGGGATACGGGCAGCTGGCCTGGAGCCTGCGCACCGACCCCCGGGTGGAAGTGCTGGAAAGGACCAACATCCGCTATTTAAAGCCCGAGCAACTCTCTCAGCAGCCCGACTTTGCCACGGTGGATGTTTCATTCATCTCGCTGACCAAAGTGCTGCCCGCTCTGGCCGGCCTGCTGGCGTCCGTTGCGGCGGGAGTCCTGCTGGTCAAACCCCAGTTTGAGGCCGGGCGGGAGCAGGTGGGCAAAAAGGGTGTGGTGCGCGACCCGCAGGTGCACGAGGCGGTGCTCCAGCGCATCTGGCAAGAGGTGAACAGGCTGGGCTGGGGCGTGCAGGGACTGACTTATTCTCCCGTGCGCGGTCCGGAAGGCAACATTGAATATCTGCTTTACTTCGCCACAGATAAACCGGACGCTCTTGACCGCCGGACGATTAATCAGGTTGTCCAGGAGGCGCATGCCTGTCTTTAA
- a CDS encoding NAD(+)/NADH kinase: MQRLGIIAHLGKPNIADLVTSLLQWLQKRQVQVLLVQEAARLFPGVRVVENMSQLAREVDALVVLGGDGTILGAARSGAFNGLPVLGINTGRLGFLSELDRQELYDGLAAMLAGHYSIDTRMMLQARVIRNNSEAGCCVALNDAVITKGAFARLITLKVSINGQPVGTYPADGLIVASPTGSTAYSLSAGGPVVTPELELMVLTPICPHALWARPMVIAAQSVVEVLLSDELTQVMLTMDGQLGLALQPGDRVVITRSDLQARFIRLKKHNFFAVMRQKLSEGER; encoded by the coding sequence ATGCAAAGACTGGGAATAATTGCCCACCTGGGCAAACCCAACATCGCCGACCTGGTTACCTCTTTGTTGCAGTGGTTGCAGAAACGCCAGGTGCAAGTGCTGCTGGTGCAGGAGGCCGCCCGCCTTTTTCCGGGCGTGCGGGTGGTGGAAAACATGAGCCAGCTGGCCCGGGAAGTGGACGCCCTGGTTGTGCTGGGCGGGGACGGCACCATTCTGGGGGCGGCCCGCAGCGGGGCTTTCAACGGTTTGCCGGTGTTGGGCATTAATACGGGCCGGCTGGGATTTCTGTCCGAGCTGGACCGGCAAGAACTATATGACGGGCTGGCCGCCATGCTGGCCGGCCACTACAGCATAGACACGCGCATGATGTTACAGGCCAGGGTGATTCGGAACAACAGCGAGGCGGGATGCTGCGTCGCCCTCAACGATGCTGTGATCACCAAGGGAGCCTTTGCCCGCCTGATCACGCTGAAAGTCAGTATTAACGGCCAGCCTGTGGGAACATATCCGGCCGACGGCCTGATTGTGGCCAGTCCCACCGGTTCCACGGCCTATTCCCTTTCCGCTGGCGGGCCGGTGGTCACACCCGAACTGGAGCTGATGGTGCTCACGCCCATTTGCCCCCACGCCCTGTGGGCCAGGCCCATGGTCATTGCAGCGCAGAGTGTGGTGGAAGTTTTATTGAGCGACGAATTAACCCAGGTCATGCTGACCATGGACGGTCAGCTGGGACTGGCTTTGCAGCCGGGCGACCGGGTGGTGATCACACGCAGCGATCTGCAGGCCAGGTTCATCCGGCTGAAAAAACATAATTTTTTTGCCGTAATGCGGCAAAAATTAAGCGAAGGGGAAAGATAA
- a CDS encoding class I SAM-dependent methyltransferase encodes MIEQVASAVQWARLFVSGALYPGAVAIDATAGNGQDTVFLARLVGESGLVYAFDLQEQAIRNTAERLTAAGLASRVKLLHADHARLQEFVSQPVQAVMFNLGYLPGGDRNIVTRPQTTGEALEQALALLAPGGRMSVVVYTGHRGAGGEARLVAAILAGLEQKQYLVLQMNYWNGPHDAPVIYLIARQV; translated from the coding sequence ATGATTGAGCAAGTGGCCAGTGCTGTGCAATGGGCCAGGCTGTTTGTCAGCGGTGCCCTCTACCCGGGCGCGGTAGCCATAGATGCCACAGCGGGCAACGGCCAGGACACTGTTTTTCTGGCCCGGCTGGTGGGAGAAAGTGGGCTGGTCTACGCCTTTGATCTGCAGGAACAGGCCATTCGTAACACCGCGGAGCGGCTGACCGCAGCCGGGCTGGCTTCCAGGGTGAAACTCTTACATGCCGATCATGCCCGCCTGCAGGAGTTTGTTTCTCAGCCTGTGCAGGCCGTCATGTTCAACCTGGGTTACCTGCCCGGTGGTGATCGCAACATCGTCACCCGACCCCAGACCACCGGAGAGGCTCTGGAGCAAGCGCTGGCATTGCTGGCTCCCGGTGGGCGCATGAGCGTGGTGGTGTACACTGGACACCGGGGTGCGGGGGGTGAAGCCCGCCTGGTGGCAGCCATCCTGGCCGGGCTGGAGCAAAAGCAGTACCTGGTGCTGCAGATGAATTACTGGAACGGGCCGCACGACGCACCGGTCATATACCTCATTGCCAGGCAGGTGTAG
- the argR gene encoding arginine repressor, giving the protein MKILRHKKIIEIIQHNTIETQEELVQALKNAGFAVTQATVSRDIKELGLIKVPGQNNSSYYAYPTGNLVVRNQERLKRLFLNSVQSIDHSENLVVIKTLPGEAQGVASAIDNAGWPEIIGTVAGDDTILIIVKPKRATLQILGRFKELAGG; this is encoded by the coding sequence TTGAAAATATTGCGCCACAAAAAAATTATTGAAATTATACAGCACAACACCATTGAAACCCAGGAAGAGCTGGTGCAAGCGCTGAAAAACGCCGGCTTTGCCGTCACCCAGGCTACGGTATCCCGGGACATCAAAGAGCTGGGCCTGATCAAAGTACCGGGACAGAATAATAGCTCTTATTACGCGTATCCTACCGGCAATCTGGTTGTGCGCAACCAGGAAAGGCTGAAGAGGCTGTTTTTGAACTCGGTGCAGAGCATTGACCACAGTGAAAACCTGGTGGTGATTAAAACCCTGCCGGGCGAAGCGCAGGGGGTGGCCTCGGCCATCGACAATGCCGGCTGGCCGGAAATTATCGGCACCGTGGCGGGTGACGATACCATCCTGATTATTGTTAAGCCCAAGCGGGCGACTCTGCAGATCTTGGGCCGGTTTAAAGAACTGGCCGGGGGATAA
- the recN gene encoding DNA repair protein RecN, with the protein MLYSLEINNFGIIDHLELEFSPALNVLTGETGAGKSIILEALQAGLGQRVGSEVVRSGAPYARVQIICALPENAEVQELLAGAEIEPDEDRTLLLQREIKAGGRQVYKINGQAVTAQFYRQIGNQLVDLHGQHEQQALLQPARHGHFLDLFAGEPLPGHLQALQACYQTWHQVQQKMATLQRQSAEAARQLDMLQYQIEEIDAARLVPGEEEQLQQERDRLLHAGKLAEATARAYQYIYSGSRSGGAAVDALAAAMKELENVISYDAALGQWRDALAEHLYALEETAREIRQYSDRLESNPARLEEVQSRLDLIKKLRRKYGDTVEQILAYRQRAEQELQDLQNSEQLLEELGDKAQRLQAEWQKVAARVSELRQQAAHRLEELVLSELAELEMAHVVFKVIFQGLEEISPAGLEKAEFYLAPHPGEELRPLSKIASGGEMSRIFLVLKSVLAAVLGVPTLVFDEIDAGIGGRTLQAVAEKIANLARQRQVICVTHAAAIAALADKHFYIFKQENQGRLQTLITVLDMEQRVQELARMLGGRNTTPAVLEHARQMLKNKIS; encoded by the coding sequence ATGCTCTATTCCCTGGAAATAAACAACTTCGGCATCATTGACCATTTGGAGTTGGAATTCAGCCCCGCCCTCAATGTACTGACAGGCGAAACCGGGGCTGGCAAATCCATCATCCTGGAAGCGCTGCAGGCCGGTCTGGGACAGCGGGTGGGCAGCGAGGTGGTGCGCAGCGGCGCGCCGTACGCCCGCGTGCAAATCATCTGTGCCCTGCCGGAAAATGCCGAAGTGCAGGAGTTGCTGGCCGGGGCGGAAATAGAACCCGATGAAGACCGGACGTTGCTCCTGCAACGCGAAATCAAAGCCGGCGGCCGTCAGGTGTATAAAATTAACGGCCAGGCCGTGACGGCCCAATTTTACCGCCAGATAGGCAACCAGCTGGTTGACCTGCACGGACAGCACGAACAGCAGGCCCTGTTGCAACCCGCCCGGCACGGTCATTTTCTGGACCTGTTTGCCGGCGAGCCGCTGCCCGGCCATTTGCAGGCACTGCAAGCGTGCTACCAGACCTGGCACCAGGTGCAGCAAAAAATGGCTACCCTGCAGCGGCAGAGCGCGGAGGCCGCCCGCCAGCTGGATATGTTGCAGTACCAAATCGAGGAGATTGATGCGGCCCGGCTGGTGCCGGGTGAGGAAGAGCAACTGCAACAGGAAAGGGACAGGTTGCTGCACGCCGGTAAACTGGCCGAAGCAACCGCCAGGGCATACCAGTACATTTACAGCGGTAGCCGCAGCGGGGGGGCGGCCGTGGACGCGCTGGCCGCGGCCATGAAAGAACTGGAAAACGTTATCAGTTACGATGCAGCGCTGGGGCAGTGGCGGGATGCACTGGCCGAACACCTCTATGCCCTGGAAGAAACAGCGCGGGAGATCAGGCAGTACAGCGACCGGTTGGAGAGCAATCCGGCCCGGCTGGAGGAAGTGCAAAGCCGGTTGGATTTAATAAAGAAGTTGCGGCGCAAGTACGGCGACACGGTGGAGCAAATCCTTGCTTACCGGCAAAGGGCGGAGCAGGAACTGCAGGACCTGCAGAACAGCGAGCAGCTGTTGGAGGAGTTGGGGGACAAAGCGCAAAGACTGCAAGCGGAATGGCAAAAGGTTGCAGCCCGTGTTTCCGAACTGCGCCAGCAGGCGGCCCACCGGCTGGAAGAGCTGGTGTTAAGCGAGCTGGCCGAGCTGGAAATGGCCCATGTGGTTTTTAAAGTTATCTTCCAGGGGCTGGAGGAAATATCGCCAGCCGGCCTGGAGAAAGCCGAGTTTTATCTGGCGCCTCATCCCGGCGAAGAACTGCGCCCTTTGAGCAAAATAGCTTCCGGTGGGGAAATGTCCCGCATCTTTCTGGTGCTGAAATCTGTCCTGGCTGCTGTGCTGGGCGTGCCCACACTGGTATTTGACGAAATCGATGCCGGCATCGGCGGGCGCACTCTGCAGGCTGTGGCGGAAAAGATTGCTAACCTGGCAAGGCAGAGGCAGGTGATCTGCGTTACGCACGCCGCGGCCATTGCTGCGCTGGCCGACAAACATTTTTACATTTTTAAACAGGAGAACCAGGGCCGCCTGCAGACCTTGATCACGGTTTTGGATATGGAGCAGCGCGTGCAGGAGCTGGCCCGCATGCTGGGGGGCAGAAATACTACGCCGGCGGTGTTGGAGCATGCCAGACAAATGCTAAAAAATAAAATTAGTTAA